A single genomic interval of Spinacia oleracea cultivar Varoflay chromosome 6, BTI_SOV_V1, whole genome shotgun sequence harbors:
- the LOC110798858 gene encoding universal stress protein PHOS34-like, translating to MAAVSEKPIMLIGIDESDQSSYALEWAIEHFFTPFAPNFPFKLFLVHAKPTPMTAIGFAGPGGSEILPYVDTDLKKIAARVIEKAKDLCHSKSLHDVTIEVVEGDARNVLCDAVEKHHAAMLVVGSHGYGAIKRAVLGSVSDYCAHHAHCSVMIVKRPKIKH from the exons ATGGCGGCGGTGTCTGAGAAACCAATTATGTTGATTGGAATTGACGAGAGTGACCAGAGTTCTTATGCTTTGGAATGGGCTATTGAACATTTCTTCACCCCTTTTGCTCCTAATTTCCCTTTCAAGCTTTTTCTGGTTCATGCTAAACCTACTCCTATGACTGCTATTGGCTTTGCTGGTCCGG GAGGATCGGAAATTCTGCCCTACGTGGACACTGATCTGAAGAAAATAGCTGCCAGGGTCATTGAGAAGGCTAAAGACTTGTGCCACTCCAAATCg TTACATGATGTTACCATAGAAGTTGTGGAAGGTGATGCTAGGAATGTTCTCTGTGATGCTGTTGAGAAGCACCATGCGGCGATGCTGGTTGTCGGTAGTCATGGCTATGGAGCGATTAAAAG GGCCGTTCTTGGAAGCGTAAGTGATTACTGTGCTCATCACGCTCATTGCTCAGTAATGATTGTCAAAAGGCCAAAGATCAAGCACTAA